One Methylomonas sp. LL1 DNA window includes the following coding sequences:
- the flgG gene encoding flagellar basal-body rod protein FlgG: MTERALWVAKSGLDAQQTRMAVISNNLANVNTTGFKKGRPIFEDLIYQNIRQAGAQSTQNTQLPSGLQLGTGVRTVATEKLHTQGNIQQTENSLDVAISGRGYMQILMPNGDINYTRDGSFKLDSNGQMVTAGGLPLEPSITVPPDAMSLTIGRDGTISVMQPGSPTAIQLGQIQLADFINPAGLEPIGENLFRQTVASGEPVIGNPGDNELGSTFQGSLETSNVNVVEELVNMIETQRAYEMNSKAISTTDEMLSFVTQQL; the protein is encoded by the coding sequence ATGACAGAGCGTGCATTATGGGTGGCCAAATCCGGCCTCGATGCCCAACAAACCCGAATGGCGGTTATCTCTAATAACCTTGCCAACGTCAATACCACCGGCTTCAAAAAAGGCCGCCCTATTTTCGAAGACCTGATTTATCAAAATATCCGTCAGGCCGGTGCGCAATCAACGCAGAACACTCAGTTGCCGAGTGGTTTGCAGCTAGGTACGGGTGTCAGAACCGTCGCTACCGAAAAGCTGCACACCCAAGGGAATATTCAGCAAACCGAAAACTCGTTGGATGTGGCAATTAGTGGCCGCGGTTACATGCAGATCCTGATGCCCAACGGCGACATCAACTATACCCGCGATGGTTCATTCAAACTCGATTCCAACGGACAGATGGTCACGGCCGGCGGTTTGCCGCTGGAGCCCTCCATAACCGTGCCGCCGGATGCCATGAGTTTGACCATAGGCCGGGATGGCACGATTAGCGTGATGCAACCGGGCAGTCCGACGGCGATTCAGCTCGGACAGATTCAGTTGGCCGATTTTATCAATCCCGCCGGTCTGGAACCGATCGGCGAAAATTTGTTCCGGCAAACAGTTGCCAGTGGCGAGCCGGTGATCGGCAATCCCGGCGACAATGAACTGGGTTCAACCTTTCAAGGTTCGCTGGAAACCTCGAATGTCAACGTGGTCGAAGAGCTGGTCAATATGATAGAAACCCAGCGCGCTTATGAGATGAATTCCAAGGCGATTTCCACCACCGACGAAATGCTGTCGTTTGTCACCCAGCAGCTGTAG
- the thpR gene encoding RNA 2',3'-cyclic phosphodiesterase — MKRLFFALWPDQNTRQQCGKIIRMTRSQGKPVAVHNLHVTLVFLGGVDESTQIAVTQAASAIIVQPMHLIFNRLSYWKKPAVVCLTAEQFEPVLSSLVEQLTAAAVRNRIEVDPRPYAPHVTLLRKARALPETEFTPIDWQADGFCLVESYSTPAGVEYRVIERWGLAG, encoded by the coding sequence GTGAAGCGGCTGTTTTTTGCCTTGTGGCCGGATCAAAATACCCGGCAACAATGCGGGAAAATCATTCGGATGACGCGAAGCCAGGGCAAGCCGGTGGCGGTGCATAATCTGCATGTCACTCTGGTTTTTTTAGGAGGCGTGGATGAAAGCACGCAAATTGCCGTCACACAAGCTGCATCGGCTATTATTGTTCAGCCTATGCATCTGATTTTCAATCGGTTGAGCTATTGGAAAAAACCGGCCGTGGTCTGTTTAACTGCCGAGCAATTCGAGCCGGTACTCTCGAGCTTGGTCGAGCAACTTACTGCCGCCGCTGTGCGGAACCGGATCGAGGTTGATCCGCGCCCTTATGCTCCCCATGTCACCTTGCTACGAAAAGCCCGCGCGTTACCGGAGACCGAATTCACGCCCATCGACTGGCAAGCGGATGGTTTTTGCCTGGTGGAATCCTATTCTACTCCAGCAGGGGTGGAATATCGGGTGATAGAACGCTGGGGTCTCGCCGGTTAA
- the flgJ gene encoding flagellar assembly peptidoglycan hydrolase FlgJ produces the protein MLNVENARIYTDFNGLSKLKEGAREQTPEAIKEVAKQFESLFLNMVMKSMRQAKLGDGVLDNKQSEFYQDMYDQQMSVQLAGKPGTGLAELIAKQLGPKQKTEDADKMQVGDYLNRALGAEGQQIARPVQIPANASASLQPLDDSGLNRLQESLERLEKSQQATEQSLQAADADWRSTMETCEISQSKQVFMNQLMPHARQAANELGVDANVLLAQAALETGWGQAVIKNGQGESSFNLFNIKADKSWQGKQARVSTLEYDGGVAKKEMAGFRSYESYKHSFDDYVNFIKSNPRYSEALKKAGNAAHYMRELQQAGYATDPRYAEKVMSIYRSQVGARAQANVG, from the coding sequence ATGTTGAACGTTGAAAATGCCAGAATTTATACCGACTTTAACGGTTTGTCCAAGTTGAAGGAAGGTGCGCGCGAGCAAACTCCCGAAGCGATTAAGGAGGTCGCCAAGCAGTTTGAGTCGCTGTTTCTGAACATGGTGATGAAAAGCATGCGCCAGGCTAAGTTGGGCGATGGCGTTCTGGATAACAAACAAAGCGAGTTTTATCAGGACATGTATGACCAGCAAATGTCGGTTCAACTGGCGGGAAAGCCTGGAACCGGTTTGGCTGAACTTATTGCCAAACAGCTTGGTCCGAAACAAAAGACCGAAGATGCGGACAAGATGCAAGTCGGCGATTATTTGAATCGTGCGTTAGGCGCCGAGGGTCAACAAATCGCACGGCCGGTGCAAATTCCAGCAAACGCTTCGGCAAGCCTACAACCTCTGGATGACTCGGGTTTGAATCGTTTGCAGGAAAGCCTGGAACGGTTGGAAAAAAGTCAGCAGGCAACAGAACAGTCTTTACAAGCCGCCGATGCCGATTGGCGGTCGACTATGGAAACTTGCGAGATAAGCCAATCCAAACAGGTGTTTATGAATCAATTGATGCCGCATGCCCGGCAGGCGGCCAATGAATTGGGCGTCGATGCCAACGTGTTGTTGGCGCAAGCCGCCTTGGAAACCGGTTGGGGGCAAGCGGTGATCAAAAACGGTCAAGGCGAAAGTAGTTTTAATCTTTTCAACATCAAGGCCGATAAAAGCTGGCAAGGCAAACAAGCGCGGGTGTCCACTCTGGAGTATGATGGAGGAGTGGCGAAAAAAGAGATGGCCGGGTTCAGATCATATGAATCCTATAAGCACAGCTTCGATGATTATGTTAACTTCATCAAATCCAATCCCCGCTATAGCGAAGCATTGAAAAAAGCCGGCAACGCCGCCCATTATATGCGCGAATTACAACAAGCCGGTTATGCCACCGACCCGCGCTATGCGGAGAAAGTCATGAGCATCTATCGCAGTCAGGTCGGCGCTCGGGCGCAGGCTAACGTAGGCTAG
- the flgL gene encoding flagellar hook-associated protein FlgL, with amino-acid sequence MRISTSWQFHVGVTQMQNQQSKLTDTQLKMATGKKYLTPSENPQAAASLIDFNQRIKVYQQHQDNIGVVRQRLEQENSAIDAGLDVVMQIRDLALQSFNDLNQGTNREQIAGEIEQLKDQLLSIANTQNPNGEYIFSGYASDKPAFGPSPTYTPPTGAAQRSLAIGPARTMTDGDIGESVFGVVDTSSPAAGNISNIFQAIDQLTTDLRNNAPQNASLTDLDNALNLMSNAQVSVGARLNTLDVQESLNEDFIIDHKAIVSEIGDLDYAEAISNFNLQDVALKAAQQTFTKVQNLSLFNYL; translated from the coding sequence ATGCGCATTTCAACTTCATGGCAATTTCATGTGGGCGTCACTCAGATGCAGAATCAGCAAAGTAAGTTGACGGACACGCAATTGAAAATGGCTACCGGGAAAAAGTATCTGACGCCGTCGGAAAATCCACAGGCGGCTGCCAGTCTGATCGATTTCAATCAACGGATCAAAGTTTATCAGCAACATCAGGACAACATTGGTGTGGTTCGGCAACGGTTGGAACAAGAAAATAGTGCTATCGATGCTGGCCTGGATGTTGTTATGCAAATTCGGGATTTGGCGCTGCAGAGTTTTAATGACCTCAATCAAGGAACCAACAGAGAGCAAATTGCTGGTGAGATTGAACAATTAAAGGATCAATTGCTGTCAATCGCCAATACGCAAAATCCTAACGGCGAGTATATTTTTTCCGGCTATGCTAGCGACAAGCCGGCTTTCGGCCCTAGTCCGACTTATACGCCTCCTACGGGTGCCGCGCAGCGCAGTCTAGCCATAGGTCCGGCGCGAACCATGACTGATGGCGATATCGGAGAATCGGTTTTTGGCGTGGTGGATACGTCTTCGCCAGCAGCCGGTAATATCTCTAATATTTTTCAGGCCATCGATCAATTAACCACCGATTTGAGAAACAACGCTCCCCAAAATGCTTCATTGACCGATTTGGATAACGCCCTGAATCTGATGAGTAATGCTCAGGTATCGGTTGGAGCTAGACTGAATACGCTGGATGTGCAGGAAAGCCTGAACGAGGATTTTATCATCGATCACAAGGCCATCGTTTCCGAAATCGGCGATCTGGATTATGCCGAGGCCATCAGTAATTTCAACCTGCAGGATGTAGCCTTGAAAGCCGCGCAACAAACGTTTACCAAGGTGCAAAATCTTTCGTTGTTCAATTATTTGTAA
- the flgF gene encoding flagellar basal-body rod protein FlgF: MDRSLYIAMNGAKQTLLAQSANANNMANTQTVGFKSDLEQFRAMPAFGPGYPSRVYAMTERPGSDLSSGGIQTTGRDLDIAINGEGWLAVQAQDGSEAYTRAGELRITPQRLLENGAGRKLVGETGLPITIPPAQKIEIGRDGTISIIPEGSNATTMVLIDRIKLANPGNGNLEKREDGLMHRKQTGGPPVQADANINLMQGALEGSNVNAMSAMVEMIELARSFELQTKVMKNVDDNAGLSAKLMQMA, from the coding sequence ATGGACCGTAGTCTATACATTGCAATGAATGGCGCCAAGCAAACGCTGCTGGCGCAATCCGCCAATGCCAATAATATGGCTAACACCCAAACCGTCGGGTTTAAGTCGGATTTAGAGCAATTTCGGGCCATGCCGGCATTCGGTCCGGGTTATCCGTCGCGCGTTTATGCGATGACGGAGCGGCCCGGCAGCGATTTGTCGTCGGGCGGTATACAAACCACCGGACGCGATCTGGATATCGCCATCAATGGCGAAGGTTGGCTTGCGGTACAGGCGCAAGATGGTAGCGAAGCTTATACCCGTGCCGGCGAACTACGCATCACTCCGCAGCGTTTGTTGGAAAACGGTGCCGGTCGGAAATTGGTCGGCGAAACCGGATTGCCGATCACGATACCGCCGGCGCAAAAAATTGAAATCGGCCGCGACGGTACCATCAGTATCATTCCGGAAGGGTCTAATGCGACAACCATGGTATTAATCGATCGGATCAAGTTGGCTAATCCGGGTAATGGCAATCTGGAAAAGCGTGAAGACGGATTGATGCATAGGAAGCAAACGGGAGGCCCGCCAGTGCAGGCGGATGCCAATATCAACCTGATGCAAGGCGCATTGGAAGGCAGTAACGTTAACGCCATGTCGGCGATGGTGGAAATGATCGAGCTGGCGCGCAGCTTTGAATTGCAAACTAAAGTGATGAAAAATGTCGATGACAATGCCGGGCTTAGCGCCAAGTTGATGCAAATGGCATAA
- a CDS encoding flagellar basal body L-ring protein FlgH has product MNKIILIGVLAGSLLGCETLPKRDPDFAPVQPADLRPPPQSNGAIYQAGYDMRLFEDHAARRVGDILTIKLKEITTARKKADSSETKEADVSITAPTLFGVAASTIFGHSPETEINANRTFQGQGDAQQSNSLVGDISVTVVEVLPNNNLKVRGEKRVTLTDGDEFIRVSGIVRPIDIDANNSLSSAKLADATIMYTGEGGIADTNKVGWIGRILLSPWFPF; this is encoded by the coding sequence ATGAATAAAATTATCTTGATAGGGGTGTTGGCGGGCTCGTTATTGGGCTGCGAAACCTTACCCAAACGCGATCCGGATTTTGCGCCGGTGCAGCCCGCCGATTTACGGCCGCCGCCACAGAGTAATGGCGCTATCTATCAGGCGGGTTATGACATGCGCCTATTTGAGGATCATGCCGCCCGCAGGGTCGGTGATATTCTGACCATCAAACTGAAAGAAATTACCACCGCCCGCAAAAAAGCCGATAGCAGCGAGACCAAGGAAGCCGATGTTTCAATCACCGCGCCGACTCTGTTCGGCGTGGCCGCATCAACGATTTTCGGGCACAGTCCGGAGACCGAAATCAATGCTAACCGAACCTTTCAAGGACAGGGTGATGCGCAACAAAGCAATAGTTTGGTCGGCGACATCAGCGTGACCGTGGTGGAGGTCTTGCCGAACAATAACTTGAAGGTGCGGGGCGAAAAACGGGTGACCTTGACCGATGGCGACGAATTTATTCGGGTTTCCGGTATTGTCCGCCCGATAGATATCGACGCCAACAATAGCCTGTCGTCAGCGAAGTTGGCTGATGCCACCATCATGTATACCGGTGAAGGAGGAATAGCCGACACCAACAAGGTGGGCTGGATAGGGCGTATTTTATTGAGTCCGTGGTTTCCGTTTTGA
- the mltB gene encoding lytic murein transglycosylase B encodes MKIKAALTIALLGASLLGSNQVMAELANTDSLNRFISQMVKQHHFNEAELRQLFQSVNIQQPILDAMAKPAEAKPWYQYRDIFMTDARIDGGVQFWRDNESALKAVELQYGVPAEIIIAIIGVETKYGAHTGKYRVIDALATLGFAYPSRSEFFLKELENFLLLSREEHVDPLQPMGSYAGAMGLSQFMPSSYRAYAKDFDQDHKRDIWHNSGDAIASVANYFVANQWRRGGPIAFQVTAVGDAYKQALNKGVKPDMPVGQLRKLGIGIPAQLADSEHAKLLSYPMLDHEQLWLGLHNFYVITRYNHSPLYAMAVHQLSHAIREKMLRS; translated from the coding sequence ATGAAAATCAAAGCCGCTTTAACCATTGCCCTGCTCGGCGCCAGCCTACTTGGCTCAAACCAGGTAATGGCCGAACTAGCCAACACCGACTCGCTGAATCGTTTTATTAGTCAGATGGTCAAACAACACCATTTCAACGAAGCCGAATTGAGGCAATTGTTCCAATCCGTCAACATTCAGCAACCGATTCTGGATGCGATGGCAAAACCGGCGGAAGCCAAACCCTGGTATCAATACCGTGACATATTCATGACCGATGCCCGCATTGATGGCGGCGTGCAATTCTGGCGCGACAACGAATCCGCTTTGAAAGCCGTCGAGTTGCAATACGGAGTGCCGGCCGAGATCATCATCGCCATCATCGGCGTCGAAACCAAATACGGTGCTCACACCGGCAAATACCGGGTCATCGATGCGCTGGCTACACTGGGCTTTGCCTACCCGTCTCGGAGCGAATTTTTCCTGAAGGAACTGGAAAATTTTCTGCTATTGAGCCGCGAGGAACACGTAGACCCCTTACAACCCATGGGCTCTTATGCCGGCGCCATGGGCTTGTCGCAATTCATGCCTAGCAGTTATCGAGCCTATGCCAAGGACTTCGATCAAGACCACAAGCGTGATATTTGGCATAACAGCGGCGATGCTATCGCCAGCGTCGCCAATTATTTTGTCGCCAATCAGTGGCGGCGCGGCGGCCCCATTGCCTTTCAAGTTACCGCCGTCGGCGATGCCTACAAACAAGCGCTGAACAAAGGAGTGAAACCGGATATGCCGGTCGGACAGCTGCGCAAGCTAGGCATCGGCATCCCCGCGCAATTGGCCGATAGCGAGCATGCCAAATTACTGAGCTACCCCATGCTTGACCACGAACAACTGTGGCTAGGCTTGCATAATTTTTACGTGATCACCCGCTACAATCACAGCCCGTTGTATGCCATGGCAGTACATCAATTAAGCCATGCCATTCGCGAGAAAATGCTTCGGAGTTAA
- a CDS encoding flagellar basal body P-ring protein FlgI, which produces MNKLLIGLLLLISWPAQAERIKDIASINGVRTNQLVGYGLVVGLDKSGDKTEFTGQTLRNLMGKYGLTLPPGEDPKAKNIAAVSVHADLPAFAKPGQKIDVTVSSIGDAKSLRGGSLLMSPLRGADGKVYAVAQGNLVVNGLSAGGQDGSKITVNNPLVGRIPNGATVEQSVPTPFEQGNELVFNLNTADFTTANRMVESINKTLGAGTAMARDATSVSVRAPADLNQKVNFASVLENLEVIPDDAPAKVIINSRTGTVIINSKVKVQPAAVSHGSLTVTISENPQVSQPGPLSAGETVVTPQSNVEVKEEKNHMFVFNPGVSLDEIVQAVNNVGAAPSDLVAILEALKSAGALRAELMVI; this is translated from the coding sequence ATGAACAAGTTACTTATAGGATTACTGCTGTTGATCAGTTGGCCGGCGCAAGCCGAGCGTATCAAGGATATTGCCTCGATCAACGGTGTGCGTACTAACCAATTGGTTGGTTACGGTCTGGTGGTGGGGTTGGACAAGTCAGGCGATAAAACTGAATTTACCGGACAAACCTTGCGAAATTTGATGGGTAAGTACGGCCTGACCTTGCCGCCGGGAGAAGATCCCAAAGCTAAAAATATAGCGGCGGTTAGCGTGCATGCCGATTTGCCGGCCTTTGCCAAGCCGGGTCAAAAAATTGACGTTACCGTGTCATCGATCGGTGACGCCAAGAGTCTGCGCGGTGGCTCGCTGCTGATGAGCCCTCTGCGCGGTGCCGACGGCAAGGTTTATGCAGTTGCGCAAGGCAATTTGGTGGTAAATGGCTTGAGTGCCGGCGGTCAGGATGGTTCGAAAATCACCGTCAATAATCCGTTGGTGGGCAGGATCCCCAATGGTGCGACTGTCGAGCAGAGCGTGCCGACACCGTTCGAGCAAGGTAATGAGTTGGTGTTCAACTTGAATACCGCCGATTTCACCACGGCTAATCGGATGGTGGAGTCGATTAATAAGACTCTGGGAGCCGGTACCGCAATGGCAAGGGATGCGACTTCGGTCAGTGTCAGGGCGCCGGCCGACCTGAATCAGAAAGTCAATTTCGCGTCGGTGCTGGAAAATCTCGAGGTAATACCCGATGATGCTCCGGCCAAGGTTATTATCAATTCACGCACCGGTACGGTGATCATCAACAGCAAGGTTAAGGTTCAGCCGGCGGCAGTATCTCACGGTAGTTTGACGGTGACGATTAGTGAAAATCCACAGGTCAGCCAACCTGGCCCACTTTCTGCTGGTGAAACAGTAGTGACACCACAATCCAATGTTGAGGTGAAGGAAGAAAAGAATCACATGTTCGTGTTCAACCCAGGTGTATCGCTGGATGAAATTGTCCAGGCCGTTAATAACGTCGGCGCCGCGCCGAGTGACCTAGTGGCAATTCTGGAAGCGTTAAAATCGGCTGGGGCATTGCGCGCGGAACTGATGGTGATTTAG
- a CDS encoding peroxiredoxin family protein: MNPVSKAKIGCLPPDLSVSGWVQGEATNFEKLAGRVVLVEMFQVNCPGCFLYSLPQAIDLHQRYADQGLAVLAVATAFEDFDKNTLQNLVSLTETGQLIGETLRVLTEQGQTRNGRWRYRLPFPVAMDRLVKMEKPVTDQAVEQFIQQKLPDIAAHSSDYRQQIRRRVLNYLQSLEFRAETFERFDLQGTPSHVLVDKQGILLACRFGAFPELESLVRQLIADPVPA; this comes from the coding sequence ATGAATCCTGTGAGCAAGGCGAAAATAGGTTGTTTGCCCCCCGATTTATCGGTGTCTGGCTGGGTGCAAGGTGAAGCTACCAATTTTGAGAAATTGGCTGGCCGGGTAGTGTTGGTGGAAATGTTTCAGGTCAATTGCCCTGGTTGTTTTTTATACTCGTTGCCGCAAGCAATCGATTTGCATCAACGCTATGCCGATCAGGGGTTGGCGGTATTGGCCGTAGCCACCGCATTCGAGGATTTCGATAAAAATACGCTGCAAAACTTGGTGAGTCTGACCGAAACCGGTCAATTGATTGGCGAGACTTTACGCGTGCTGACCGAGCAGGGGCAAACACGGAATGGCCGCTGGCGGTATCGTCTACCATTCCCGGTAGCTATGGATAGGTTGGTCAAGATGGAAAAGCCTGTTACGGACCAAGCAGTCGAACAATTTATCCAGCAAAAATTACCGGACATTGCCGCCCATTCATCCGATTATCGGCAACAAATCAGACGGCGAGTCTTGAACTATTTGCAATCGCTGGAGTTCCGCGCCGAAACATTCGAACGCTTCGATTTACAAGGCACACCCTCCCATGTCCTGGTCGATAAACAGGGTATATTACTTGCCTGCCGGTTTGGAGCTTTTCCGGAACTGGAAAGTCTGGTTCGGCAGTTGATTGCCGACCCCGTACCGGCGTGA
- the rodA gene encoding rod shape-determining protein RodA — protein sequence MKTEMRMEQFQSPSLLGNLLRTLHIDIPLFLGLLMICALSFLILYSAGSQDVALLMRHASRMGLAMLLMIVLAHINPRQFQSFSVVLFSICVLLLLAVAVMGQISMGAQRWLDLGFFRFQPSEFTKISAPMMVAWYLSEHSLPPKPKNVLAAGLLLAVPVLLIAKQPDLGTSLLVASSGAAVLFFAGLSWWFMLGTTVVLAALTPVLWHFMREYQRNRVLTFINPEADPMGTGYHIIQSKIAIGSGGINGKGWLGSTQAKLDFLPESSTDFIFAVFAEEFGLFGCVGLLLMYLLVISRCFYIAVQAQDTYSRLLAGSLAFTFFVYVFVNIGMVIGILPVVGVPLPLVSYGGTSMVTLMAGFGILMSIHTHRKLLPV from the coding sequence ATGAAAACTGAAATGCGTATGGAGCAGTTTCAATCGCCGTCACTGCTCGGCAATCTGCTGAGAACGCTGCATATCGATATTCCGCTGTTTCTCGGCCTTTTAATGATTTGCGCCTTAAGTTTCCTGATTCTATACAGCGCCGGCAGCCAGGATGTCGCATTATTGATGCGCCACGCCAGTCGCATGGGCTTGGCGATGCTGTTGATGATCGTGCTGGCACATATCAATCCCCGCCAGTTTCAAAGTTTTTCCGTTGTCCTATTTTCCATCTGCGTCCTGCTGCTACTGGCGGTCGCGGTGATGGGTCAAATCAGCATGGGCGCGCAACGTTGGCTGGATCTGGGATTTTTCCGGTTTCAGCCATCCGAATTTACCAAAATCAGCGCGCCGATGATGGTAGCCTGGTATTTATCCGAGCACTCGTTGCCGCCGAAACCGAAAAATGTCCTGGCTGCCGGCTTATTGCTGGCCGTTCCGGTGCTGCTGATCGCCAAACAACCGGATCTGGGCACCTCGCTACTGGTGGCCAGTTCCGGGGCGGCCGTGCTGTTCTTTGCCGGTTTATCCTGGTGGTTCATGCTCGGCACGACGGTGGTCCTGGCTGCATTGACGCCGGTGTTATGGCATTTTATGCGCGAGTACCAACGTAACCGGGTGCTGACCTTTATTAACCCCGAAGCCGACCCGATGGGCACCGGTTACCATATCATCCAGTCCAAAATTGCCATCGGTTCCGGCGGCATCAACGGGAAGGGCTGGCTCGGCAGCACGCAAGCTAAACTGGATTTCTTGCCGGAGAGCTCCACCGACTTCATCTTTGCGGTGTTCGCGGAAGAGTTCGGCTTGTTCGGCTGCGTCGGCTTGCTGTTGATGTACCTGCTGGTAATCAGCCGCTGTTTTTACATCGCCGTGCAGGCTCAGGATACCTATTCCCGCTTGCTGGCCGGCAGTCTGGCCTTTACCTTTTTCGTTTATGTATTCGTCAACATCGGCATGGTGATTGGCATATTACCGGTGGTTGGGGTACCCTTGCCGCTAGTCAGTTATGGCGGCACCTCAATGGTGACGCTGATGGCTGGTTTCGGTATTCTGATGTCGATACACACGCACCGCAAACTTTTACCCGTTTAG
- the flgK gene encoding flagellar hook-associated protein FlgK, translated as MSIGLLNTALSGLAAFQRSLETTSNNISNVNTEGYSRQRAELATRPEQYTGSGYVGTGVSVVNITRSYDQFITGQVRASTSAFSEVDSYHSLASEIDNMLANESTGLSSSMKTFFNAVNDVANDPSSIPIRNILLSESDAIANQFNTLGARLEEIEKQVSNNLELGVKDLNNYAASIAKLNVQIVDDIGRAGGKQMPNELLDQRDELLRKIAEKVDVSVVGQADGSVSVFIGQGQPLVQGNYASTLVAQASTTDPLRQEIMINGQNISSRLSGGEISGNLRFRDEVLDPARRQLGALAAGLSLQFNDLHKQGYDLNGTQGVALFNLDVGSSISVSGGSSGTVTATYRAPAAGESLQASDYSYDADTGILTRLSDNAAVNAADEGFDIDTSAAVAGEKYLIRPAFYAAQSLKTEITDPRKIAAAQDPAAIPGDNRNALALANLESQAVLQNGKNTFTQVYGQLVTEVGGMTNTALVSRSAQEVLLEQATSARENLSGVNLDEEAANLIKFQNSYQAAAQSVSVARSLFDTLISAVR; from the coding sequence ATGTCAATCGGTCTATTAAATACAGCATTATCCGGACTGGCGGCGTTTCAGCGCTCCCTGGAAACCACCAGCAATAACATCAGCAACGTTAACACCGAAGGTTATAGCCGGCAAAGAGCGGAGTTGGCTACCCGTCCGGAACAATATACCGGTAGCGGTTATGTGGGCACCGGCGTAAGTGTGGTCAATATTACCCGCAGCTATGATCAGTTCATAACGGGGCAAGTCCGTGCCAGCACCTCGGCATTTTCGGAAGTGGATAGCTATCATTCACTCGCTTCGGAAATCGATAATATGCTTGCCAATGAATCGACAGGCCTGTCATCTTCCATGAAGACATTTTTCAACGCCGTCAATGATGTCGCTAACGACCCCAGTTCGATTCCAATCAGAAATATTCTGTTGAGCGAGTCCGATGCGATCGCTAACCAGTTCAATACCTTGGGTGCGCGTCTGGAGGAGATTGAAAAGCAGGTCAGCAACAATCTGGAGTTGGGCGTCAAGGACTTGAACAATTATGCAGCCTCCATTGCCAAGCTGAATGTGCAAATTGTTGATGACATTGGCCGTGCCGGCGGCAAGCAGATGCCGAACGAGTTGCTGGATCAGCGCGATGAATTGCTCAGAAAAATCGCCGAAAAAGTTGATGTGTCGGTGGTTGGCCAAGCCGACGGTTCGGTTAGCGTTTTCATCGGTCAAGGGCAGCCTTTGGTGCAAGGCAACTATGCCTCGACATTGGTGGCGCAAGCTTCCACGACTGACCCTTTGCGTCAGGAAATTATGATTAACGGGCAGAATATTTCCTCAAGACTTTCCGGTGGCGAAATCTCCGGCAACTTGCGTTTTCGTGATGAAGTGCTCGATCCGGCTCGGCGGCAACTGGGCGCATTGGCGGCTGGGTTGTCGCTACAGTTTAACGATTTGCATAAACAAGGATATGATTTAAACGGTACGCAAGGTGTAGCATTGTTTAACTTGGATGTTGGAAGCAGTATTTCGGTTTCCGGCGGTTCAAGCGGTACTGTGACCGCGACTTATCGAGCGCCCGCGGCTGGAGAAAGTTTGCAAGCCAGTGACTATTCGTATGACGCGGACACCGGCATATTGACTCGGTTGAGCGATAACGCGGCGGTGAATGCGGCCGACGAAGGGTTTGATATTGATACCAGCGCTGCTGTCGCCGGCGAAAAATATTTAATCCGTCCAGCTTTTTATGCAGCGCAAAGTCTTAAAACCGAAATCACCGATCCCAGGAAAATTGCTGCGGCCCAGGATCCTGCCGCTATTCCAGGCGACAATCGCAACGCCTTGGCACTGGCAAATCTCGAATCTCAGGCAGTGTTGCAGAATGGTAAAAATACATTTACCCAAGTCTATGGGCAATTGGTTACCGAGGTCGGGGGCATGACCAATACCGCGCTAGTTAGTCGCTCGGCTCAAGAAGTGCTTTTGGAACAAGCAACCTCTGCCAGGGAAAACCTATCGGGTGTCAATCTTGACGAAGAAGCGGCAAACTTAATTAAATTTCAAAACTCGTATCAGGCAGCCGCGCAGTCTGTTTCAGTGGCGCGATCACTGTTTGATACCTTGATTAGTGCGGTCCGCTAG